One Deinococcus sp. LM3 DNA segment encodes these proteins:
- a CDS encoding long-chain-fatty-acid--CoA ligase codes for MTTAPAPTRYWPAGKPRSLTLPATGLMHSLHVSADRYPDKVALWHYGREITYRELREQAEHLAGHLAAQGVGKGDRVAVWMQNSPAWVISAFAAWHLGAVVVPLAPMLQAREFGFFLQDAGIRVGVVGAELYERAKQGGLAHAVVANVMRGTDAARAGVALPDGLDLEPEVQGGDVTLETALQAAPVPMADVSADDLCIMPYTSGTTGLPKGCMHTHRSVQANVFGAGVWVDSSVEDVFLAALPFFHVTGFINSLMGAVSSGARVVIMSRWDRDAARTLIREQGVTLWTNTPTMVIDLMASPNFDPADLGSLRSVTGGGASLPASVGQRLLDLTGIMFLEGYGLSETMAQSHSNPKGRQKLQCLGIPLFNVDSRIVDIETGQELPAGQTGEIVIRGPQVMQGYWNRPDATTEAFMDIGGQQFFRTGDLGYMDDEGYFYFADRLKRMVNVSGMKVWPAEVENLLHGHAAIQEACVISVPDERSGERARALVVLRPGMSATPAELEAWAREQMATYKVPRDWQFVDSLPRSPTGKVAWRQLQEAARAPTAS; via the coding sequence CGGTCCCTGACGCTGCCCGCCACCGGCCTGATGCACAGCCTGCACGTGTCCGCCGACCGTTACCCGGACAAGGTGGCGCTGTGGCACTACGGCCGCGAGATCACGTACCGCGAGTTGCGTGAGCAGGCCGAACATCTCGCCGGGCATCTCGCCGCGCAGGGCGTCGGCAAGGGCGACCGCGTGGCCGTGTGGATGCAGAACAGCCCCGCCTGGGTGATCAGTGCCTTCGCCGCGTGGCACCTGGGCGCGGTCGTGGTGCCGCTGGCCCCCATGCTGCAGGCCCGCGAGTTCGGGTTCTTCCTGCAGGACGCCGGGATCCGCGTGGGCGTGGTCGGCGCGGAACTGTACGAGCGGGCCAAGCAGGGCGGACTGGCGCACGCGGTCGTGGCGAACGTCATGCGCGGCACGGACGCCGCCCGGGCCGGTGTGGCGCTGCCGGACGGCCTGGACCTGGAGCCGGAGGTGCAGGGCGGCGACGTGACGCTGGAAACCGCGCTCCAGGCCGCGCCGGTCCCGATGGCGGACGTGAGTGCCGACGACCTGTGCATCATGCCGTACACGTCCGGCACGACCGGGCTGCCCAAGGGCTGCATGCACACGCACCGCAGCGTGCAGGCGAACGTGTTCGGCGCGGGCGTGTGGGTGGACAGCAGCGTCGAGGACGTGTTCCTGGCGGCCCTGCCGTTCTTCCACGTGACCGGCTTCATCAACTCGCTGATGGGCGCCGTGAGCAGCGGCGCGCGGGTCGTGATCATGTCCCGCTGGGACCGCGACGCGGCCCGCACGCTGATCCGCGAGCAGGGCGTGACGCTCTGGACGAACACGCCCACCATGGTCATCGACCTGATGGCCTCCCCGAACTTCGACCCGGCGGACCTGGGGTCGCTGCGCAGCGTCACGGGCGGCGGCGCCAGCCTGCCCGCGTCGGTCGGCCAGCGGCTGCTGGACCTGACCGGCATCATGTTCCTTGAAGGGTACGGCCTGTCCGAGACGATGGCGCAGTCGCACAGCAACCCCAAGGGCCGGCAGAAACTGCAGTGCCTGGGCATTCCGCTGTTCAACGTGGATTCCCGCATCGTGGACATCGAGACCGGGCAGGAACTCCCGGCCGGGCAGACGGGCGAGATCGTGATCCGGGGGCCGCAGGTCATGCAGGGCTACTGGAACCGCCCCGACGCGACCACCGAGGCGTTCATGGACATCGGCGGGCAGCAGTTCTTCCGCACGGGCGACCTGGGGTACATGGACGACGAGGGGTACTTCTACTTCGCGGACCGCCTGAAGCGCATGGTGAACGTGTCCGGCATGAAGGTCTGGCCGGCCGAGGTCGAGAACCTGCTGCACGGCCACGCCGCCATTCAGGAAGCCTGCGTGATCAGCGTGCCGGACGAACGCAGCGGCGAACGCGCCCGCGCGCTGGTCGTGCTGCGCCCCGGCATGAGCGCCACGCCCGCTGAACTGGAAGCCTGGGCGCGCGAGCAGATGGCCACCTACAAGGTCCCGCGTGACTGGCAGTTCGTGGACAGCCTGCCGCGCAGCCCCACCGGGAAGGTCGCGTGGCGGCAGTTGCAGGAGGCCGCGCGCGCCCCAACGGCCTCCTGA
- a CDS encoding aldo/keto reductase — protein sequence MTYQPNPQRYEALPYRRAGRSGLLLPAVSLGLWHNFGGVDRFENARAMVRTAFDAGITHFDLANNYGPPPGSAEETFGRLLRGDLAPFRDELIVSSKAGYTMWPGPYGDWGSRKYLLASCDASLRRLGLEYVDVFYHHRPDPNTPLAETMGALDQIVRSGRALYVGVSNYPAARLREAAAILRELGTPFVLNQPSYSMFNRWLEPDGLPGALEDEGVGAIVFSPLAQGLLSTRYLNGIPDDSRAASATGFLKTDAVTPERVAQVRALNDVAAARGQTLVQLALAWVLRWPQVTSALIGASRPEQITDAAGALNAPPLTDAELNAIEAILSGAPA from the coding sequence ATGACCTACCAACCGAATCCGCAGCGTTACGAGGCCCTTCCCTACCGCCGCGCGGGCCGCAGCGGCCTGCTGCTGCCGGCCGTGTCGCTGGGCCTATGGCATAACTTCGGCGGCGTGGACCGCTTCGAGAACGCCCGCGCGATGGTCCGCACGGCCTTCGACGCCGGGATCACGCACTTCGATCTGGCGAACAATTACGGGCCGCCGCCCGGCAGCGCCGAGGAGACCTTCGGGCGGCTGCTGCGCGGCGACCTCGCGCCGTTCCGGGACGAGCTGATCGTGTCCAGCAAGGCCGGGTACACCATGTGGCCCGGCCCGTACGGCGACTGGGGCAGCCGCAAGTACCTGCTGGCGTCGTGCGACGCGAGCCTCAGGCGGCTGGGCCTGGAGTACGTGGACGTGTTCTACCACCACCGCCCGGACCCGAACACGCCGCTGGCGGAGACCATGGGGGCGCTCGACCAGATCGTGCGCAGCGGGCGGGCGCTGTACGTGGGCGTCAGCAACTACCCGGCGGCGCGGCTGCGTGAGGCGGCCGCCATCCTGCGGGAGCTGGGCACGCCGTTCGTGCTGAACCAGCCGAGTTACTCGATGTTCAACCGCTGGCTGGAACCCGACGGTCTGCCCGGCGCGCTGGAGGACGAGGGCGTGGGCGCGATCGTGTTCAGTCCGCTGGCGCAGGGCCTGCTGAGCACCCGTTACCTGAACGGCATTCCCGACGATTCCCGCGCCGCGAGCGCCACCGGGTTCCTGAAAACAGACGCCGTGACCCCGGAGCGGGTCGCGCAGGTCCGCGCGCTGAACGACGTGGCCGCCGCGCGCGGGCAGACGCTGGTGCAACTGGCGCTGGCGTGGGTGCTGCGCTGGCCGCAGGTGACGAGCGCCCTGATCGGCGCGAGCCGCCCCGAGCAGATCACCGACGCCGCCGGAGCCCTGAACGCCCCGCCCCTGACCGACGCGGAACTGAACGCCATCGAGGCGATCCTGAGCGGCGCGCCCGCGTAA
- a CDS encoding type I phosphomannose isomerase catalytic subunit, translating to MTHPTSADLPAFLPLTPRYQARVWGGDRLAPPAPDGTPIGEAWMADRQSVVSGGPLAGQTVADLLAAHPAALLGAGQTAQDGFPLLIKLLDCRDWLSVQVHPNDAQAREMVGPGERGKTEAWHFLHVEPGAELLAGVQPGTTPQALADAIRGGGILDLSQRHQPHEGDTLFIPAGTLHALGPGLLLYEVQQASDTTYRVFDWDRPASAGRALHLEESVAVTDPARQGQLRTAAQTGGLGELVRCEQFTLTGITGGIEQNTGGRFALVTVVSGTLTLRAGSETLTLGTHQTALIPAATGPYRLDGHGRALVAQPGQGTAESGGNGSSRG from the coding sequence ATGACCCACCCGACCAGCGCCGACCTGCCCGCCTTCCTGCCGCTCACGCCCCGCTACCAGGCGCGGGTGTGGGGCGGGGACCGCCTCGCCCCGCCCGCCCCGGACGGCACGCCCATCGGGGAGGCCTGGATGGCCGACAGGCAGAGCGTCGTGAGCGGCGGCCCCCTGGCCGGTCAGACGGTCGCCGACCTGCTGGCCGCGCACCCGGCCGCGCTGCTGGGTGCCGGGCAGACCGCGCAGGACGGCTTTCCGCTGCTGATCAAGCTGCTCGACTGCCGCGACTGGCTGAGCGTGCAGGTTCACCCGAACGACGCACAGGCCCGCGAGATGGTCGGCCCCGGCGAACGCGGCAAGACCGAGGCGTGGCACTTCCTGCACGTCGAGCCCGGCGCGGAGCTGCTGGCCGGCGTGCAGCCCGGCACGACCCCGCAGGCCCTGGCGGACGCCATCCGGGGGGGCGGCATCCTGGACCTCAGCCAGCGCCACCAGCCGCACGAGGGGGACACGCTGTTCATCCCGGCGGGCACCCTGCACGCCCTGGGGCCAGGGCTGCTGCTGTACGAGGTGCAGCAGGCCAGTGACACCACGTACCGCGTGTTCGACTGGGACCGCCCCGCCAGCGCCGGCCGCGCCCTGCACCTCGAGGAGAGCGTCGCCGTGACCGACCCGGCCCGGCAGGGGCAGCTGCGGACCGCCGCGCAGACCGGCGGACTCGGTGAACTGGTCCGCTGCGAGCAGTTCACGCTGACCGGCATCACGGGCGGGATCGAGCAGAACACCGGGGGCCGCTTCGCTCTGGTGACGGTCGTGAGCGGCACCCTGACCCTTCGCGCCGGCAGCGAGACCCTGACCCTCGGCACGCACCAGACCGCCCTGATTCCCGCCGCGACCGGCCCGTACCGCCTCGACGGGCACGGGCGGGCGCTTGTCGCGCAGCCGGGCCAGGGGACAGCGGAGAGCGGGGGCAACGGCTCCTCACGGGGCTGA
- a CDS encoding molybdopterin-dependent oxidoreductase, whose amino-acid sequence MLATDPTHPYPSPPAPDGIHYRACNLCEAICGLKITVQGGRVTDVRGDPDDPLSRGHICPKGTALPDLHADPDRLKTPMRRVGDRWESMEWDAALDYVAAQLRAVREQHGADAVATFQGNPSVHNSGTLLSAGAFLKALGSRSRYTATSIDQLPHHFAGAEMFGHPLMLPIPDVDRTDFFLMMGANPLASNGSIMTAPGIRDRLKAIRARGGRVVLLDPRRTESAEYATDFHHIRPGTDALFLLALLNEVFASGLERTAHLGGVMTGLDALKTAAAPFTPEAVEARTGVSAGVTRELARAFATAPRAAAYGRIGLSIQEFGGLCQWLVNALNAVTGHLDTEGGAMFPAPAFDLLAGAKAGATHHGRHHTRVRGLPEFDGELPNVALAEEILTPGEGQIRALITVAGNPVLSVPDGAALDRALSGLDFMVSIDPYLNETTRHAHVILPPAFGLEVPHYDVIFHHFAVRNTARYSQPVFPIRPDQRFDYQIFDGLVQRLTGKALATPEQRLGAGLAHGRSGLTLDDLKANPHGVDLGPLQPCLPGRLLTATGELHLAPAPMLADLPRLQATLDQTPEPLVLIGRRQLRSNNSWMHNTPRLMRGPDRCTVQLNPADAQGLEHGQTILIRSRVGEITAPLEITDTVMPGVACLPHGFGHARGGTRLSTAAQHAGASLNDLTDPTRIDALTGNAAVNGTPITVHATEQVGESAAD is encoded by the coding sequence ATGCTCGCAACCGATCCCACCCACCCGTACCCCAGCCCCCCCGCCCCCGACGGCATCCACTACCGCGCCTGCAACCTCTGCGAGGCCATCTGCGGCCTGAAGATCACCGTGCAGGGCGGCCGCGTCACCGACGTGCGCGGCGACCCCGACGACCCCCTGAGCCGCGGCCACATCTGCCCCAAGGGCACGGCGCTACCCGACCTGCACGCCGACCCCGACCGCCTGAAAACCCCCATGCGCCGCGTCGGGGACCGCTGGGAATCCATGGAATGGGACGCAGCCCTCGATTACGTCGCCGCGCAACTCCGGGCCGTGCGGGAGCAGCACGGCGCCGACGCCGTCGCCACCTTCCAGGGTAACCCCAGCGTGCACAACAGCGGCACGCTGCTGTCCGCCGGGGCGTTCCTGAAGGCCCTGGGCAGCCGCAGCCGCTACACCGCCACCAGCATCGACCAGCTGCCCCACCACTTCGCCGGGGCCGAGATGTTCGGGCACCCGCTCATGCTGCCCATCCCCGACGTCGACCGCACCGACTTCTTCCTGATGATGGGCGCCAACCCGCTGGCCAGCAACGGCAGCATCATGACCGCGCCCGGCATCCGCGACCGCCTGAAAGCCATCCGCGCGCGCGGCGGCCGCGTCGTGCTGCTCGACCCGCGCCGCACCGAGAGCGCCGAGTACGCCACGGACTTCCACCACATCCGCCCCGGCACCGACGCCCTGTTCCTGCTGGCCCTGCTGAACGAGGTCTTCGCCAGCGGCCTGGAACGCACCGCGCACCTGGGCGGCGTCATGACCGGCCTGGATGCCCTGAAAACGGCCGCCGCGCCCTTCACGCCCGAGGCCGTGGAGGCCCGCACGGGCGTCAGCGCGGGCGTGACCCGCGAACTCGCCCGCGCCTTCGCCACCGCGCCCCGCGCCGCCGCGTACGGCCGCATCGGCCTGAGCATCCAGGAATTCGGCGGACTGTGCCAGTGGCTCGTGAACGCCCTGAACGCCGTCACCGGCCACCTGGACACCGAGGGCGGCGCGATGTTCCCCGCGCCCGCCTTCGACCTGCTCGCCGGCGCGAAAGCTGGCGCGACCCACCACGGCCGCCACCACACCCGCGTGCGCGGCCTGCCGGAATTCGACGGTGAACTCCCGAACGTCGCCCTGGCCGAGGAGATCCTGACGCCCGGCGAAGGCCAGATCCGCGCGCTGATCACGGTCGCCGGGAACCCCGTCCTGTCCGTTCCGGACGGCGCCGCCCTGGACCGCGCCCTGTCAGGCCTGGACTTCATGGTCAGCATCGACCCGTACCTGAACGAAACCACCCGCCACGCGCACGTGATCCTGCCGCCCGCCTTCGGGCTGGAAGTCCCGCACTACGACGTGATCTTCCACCACTTCGCCGTGCGCAACACCGCCCGCTACTCCCAGCCGGTCTTCCCGATCCGCCCCGACCAGCGCTTCGACTACCAGATCTTCGACGGCCTCGTGCAGCGCCTGACCGGCAAGGCCCTCGCCACGCCCGAACAGCGCCTGGGCGCCGGCCTCGCGCACGGCCGCAGCGGCCTGACCCTGGACGACCTGAAAGCCAATCCGCACGGCGTGGACCTCGGCCCGCTGCAACCCTGCCTGCCCGGCCGCCTCCTGACCGCCACCGGCGAGCTGCACCTCGCGCCCGCCCCCATGCTCGCCGACCTGCCCCGCCTGCAGGCCACCCTCGACCAGACGCCCGAACCCCTGGTCCTGATCGGCCGCCGGCAGCTGCGCAGCAACAACTCCTGGATGCACAACACGCCCCGCCTGATGCGCGGCCCCGACCGCTGCACCGTGCAGCTCAACCCCGCCGACGCCCAGGGCCTCGAACACGGCCAGACCATCCTGATCCGCTCCCGCGTCGGCGAGATCACCGCGCCACTGGAAATCACGGACACCGTCATGCCCGGCGTCGCCTGCCTCCCCCACGGGTTCGGCCACGCCCGCGGCGGCACCCGCCTGAGCACCGCCGCCCAGCACGCCGGAGCCAGCCTGAACGACCTGACCGACCCCACGCGCATCGACGCCCTGACCGGCAACGCCGCCGTGAACGGCACACCCATCACCGTCCATGCCACCGAGCAGGTGGGGGAGAGCGCCGCCGACTGA
- a CDS encoding Ig-like domain-containing protein, which translates to MALKPSSVGSALLLGTLLIGCGTTSTPSDTTAPTVTLTATPNPVTTEAANNLTLKADARDATGVTRVEFFEGSTKISEDTTAPFEFTTSVTAVNNGKRTYTATAYDAAGNKASGSTEVTVAITANTAPLRGTVVDQNIGAPVAGSTITVSRAGTVLGTVTTGADGTFTLSGLSAGTYDLRARKTGMAGSDLYGVVVGTETPSVSLVQRPAFETSATTNPATLVITRADGSPIAGATFTDNVDFRIKTAPTSDHVGPIRIMYAQLGRTPGSGGVTSSTTASNWNYSPPQDQTGVIDTDKVTTSGNFTAGFGSAAGERVYLEIMTVDYNYNYSRYIVPINLINTGAAAANTVTAPTGVAATAFTLKQEGSWTTPYDAPTPDAAPNGSGVFVDVRWCYTNVAAKPFAFDIERSGDGTTFQKIGTVGGAASTSCSTNQAARPYNFRDTSSDLSVGKTFTYRVVARGANSVPGTVSKTTPLAQFTPTFQGPADESTGVSLTPTFVLGHNQAAIGADGAAFNLRLRDLMTLGGYNLPGTASNALIRVEEGTGSGGNGVTPGQSLVFTSTGPVLGAPTTAASILADTGGRYLPTNPGRASVDTAAHTVSLPLNSFVTTPLQPLRPYKWEMYSGFAYRYAPDEGNRISAYSVFTWPSSLEAPINQTRPVNLNWDFITGEK; encoded by the coding sequence ATGGCCCTGAAACCAAGCTCCGTCGGTTCTGCCCTTCTGCTCGGCACCCTCCTGATCGGCTGCGGCACCACCAGCACGCCCAGCGACACCACCGCCCCCACCGTGACCCTGACCGCCACGCCCAACCCCGTCACGACCGAGGCAGCCAACAACCTCACCCTGAAAGCCGACGCCAGGGACGCCACCGGCGTGACCCGCGTCGAGTTCTTCGAGGGCAGCACCAAGATCAGCGAGGACACCACCGCGCCCTTCGAGTTCACCACCAGCGTCACCGCCGTGAACAACGGCAAACGCACCTACACCGCCACCGCGTACGACGCCGCCGGGAATAAAGCCAGCGGCAGCACCGAGGTCACGGTCGCCATCACCGCCAACACCGCCCCGCTCAGGGGCACGGTCGTGGACCAGAACATCGGCGCGCCCGTCGCGGGCAGCACCATCACTGTCTCGCGCGCGGGCACGGTGCTGGGCACCGTCACGACCGGAGCGGACGGCACCTTCACCCTCAGCGGCCTGAGCGCCGGCACCTACGACCTCCGGGCCCGCAAGACCGGCATGGCCGGCTCGGACCTGTACGGCGTCGTGGTGGGCACCGAGACGCCCAGCGTGAGCCTCGTGCAGCGCCCCGCCTTCGAGACGAGCGCCACCACCAACCCCGCCACGCTGGTCATCACCCGCGCCGACGGCAGCCCCATCGCGGGCGCGACCTTCACGGACAACGTGGACTTCCGCATCAAGACCGCCCCCACCAGCGACCACGTCGGCCCGATCCGCATCATGTACGCGCAGCTGGGCCGTACGCCCGGCAGCGGCGGCGTGACCAGCTCGACCACCGCCAGCAACTGGAACTACTCGCCGCCCCAGGATCAGACCGGCGTGATCGACACGGACAAGGTGACCACCAGCGGCAACTTCACCGCCGGGTTCGGCAGCGCTGCGGGCGAGCGCGTCTACCTGGAAATCATGACGGTGGACTACAACTACAACTACTCGCGCTACATCGTGCCGATCAACCTGATCAACACGGGCGCGGCCGCCGCGAACACCGTCACCGCCCCGACCGGCGTGGCCGCCACTGCCTTCACCCTGAAACAGGAAGGCTCGTGGACCACCCCCTACGACGCGCCCACCCCGGACGCCGCCCCGAACGGCAGCGGCGTGTTCGTGGACGTCCGCTGGTGCTACACCAACGTGGCCGCCAAACCCTTCGCGTTCGACATCGAGCGTTCCGGTGACGGCACGACCTTCCAGAAGATCGGCACGGTCGGCGGCGCGGCCAGCACCTCGTGCAGCACCAACCAGGCGGCCCGCCCGTACAACTTCCGGGACACCAGCAGCGACCTGAGCGTCGGCAAGACCTTCACGTACCGGGTCGTGGCGCGCGGCGCGAACAGCGTGCCGGGCACCGTCAGCAAGACCACGCCCCTGGCGCAGTTCACGCCGACCTTCCAGGGTCCCGCCGACGAATCCACCGGCGTGAGCCTGACCCCCACCTTCGTCCTGGGCCACAACCAGGCGGCCATCGGCGCGGACGGCGCGGCCTTCAACCTGCGCCTGCGCGACCTGATGACCCTGGGCGGCTACAACCTGCCCGGCACGGCCTCGAACGCCCTGATCCGCGTCGAGGAAGGCACCGGCAGCGGCGGGAACGGCGTCACGCCCGGCCAGTCCCTGGTGTTCACGAGCACCGGCCCGGTCCTGGGGGCGCCCACCACGGCCGCGTCCATCCTGGCCGACACCGGCGGCCGGTACCTGCCCACCAACCCCGGCCGCGCCAGCGTGGACACGGCGGCGCACACCGTCAGCCTCCCGCTGAACTCGTTCGTGACGACGCCGCTGCAACCCCTGCGTCCCTACAAGTGGGAGATGTACTCCGGCTTCGCGTACCGCTACGCCCCGGACGAGGGCAACCGCATCTCGGCGTACTCGGTGTTCACCTGGCCGTCCTCGCTGGAAGCGCCCATCAACCAGACGCGCCCCGTGAACCTCAACTGGGACTTCATCACCGGCGAGAAGTGA
- a CDS encoding S8 family serine peptidase, with translation MRKNLPLTLGVLGLTALLAACSTQTAAPVAAPAPADTDLATAGTTQYVRNEVVVGYDTQAGLNAAAAAMNGTVVRTIPEIRTALIRVPGDALKVAGTGSKVSGVRYARANVVVTPQRGDPTPVAEAGLNAQAASADQIFDKLPQYALDPRHLNAKAAWDKGLTGKGVLVAVIDDPGDVTHPDLAPNWAGKAFDPAQAKTYTNGAEWAKYFQKPENDHGTYVASSIIAAKNGEGIVGLAYEAKWMPVVMFNPDGYSSFNIALGAVWATNNGARVINNSWGGGVSFGPVKDAFDYAMANGTTVVASMGNSYHDEFQYPAALPGIIASGALDGSNRKVTFSTTGRHISSSAPGQDTMLARPTWQGGGYALISGTSFSSPYTAAVAALILQKCPAATPYQVRRVMELNANGAIGSNPTGFDRDTGWGALDAGKIAQTLTDCAALPARGANVHVNLSYVNGSGTQKGILGDVILRGQGMRAGATDDPTPLYLSPTDENGDVRFSEIAPGTYDLYIAGPDLSTTGGKTDERGTFVGTLTATSGSTYAAPDHKRLLLPAAFVDTNPTDPYEPNDDLGTAAPIAYGQTTQTAYIYGKPQDFDVFTFSGKSGDAIRAEVQARIQFGGQLDSFVYLLDPTGKVLEVNDDRGAGDSDSELNFTLPADGNYFLAVTSYDISEGQDDDSPFNKYRLKLSKTN, from the coding sequence ATGCGTAAGAACCTCCCACTGACCCTCGGAGTGCTGGGCCTGACCGCCCTGCTCGCCGCGTGCTCCACCCAGACCGCCGCTCCCGTCGCCGCGCCGGCACCCGCCGACACCGACCTCGCCACCGCCGGCACCACGCAGTACGTGCGCAACGAGGTCGTCGTCGGGTACGACACCCAGGCCGGCCTGAACGCCGCCGCCGCCGCCATGAACGGCACGGTCGTCCGGACCATCCCGGAGATCCGCACCGCGCTGATCCGCGTGCCGGGCGACGCCCTGAAAGTCGCCGGGACCGGCTCGAAAGTCAGCGGCGTCCGCTACGCCCGCGCGAACGTGGTCGTCACGCCGCAGCGCGGCGACCCCACGCCCGTTGCCGAGGCGGGCCTGAACGCGCAGGCCGCCAGCGCCGACCAGATCTTCGACAAACTGCCGCAGTACGCGCTCGACCCCCGCCACCTGAACGCCAAGGCCGCCTGGGACAAGGGTCTGACCGGTAAGGGCGTCCTGGTGGCCGTCATCGACGATCCGGGCGACGTGACCCACCCGGACCTCGCGCCCAACTGGGCCGGGAAGGCCTTCGATCCCGCGCAGGCCAAGACGTACACCAACGGGGCGGAATGGGCCAAGTACTTCCAGAAACCCGAGAACGACCACGGCACGTACGTGGCGTCCAGCATCATCGCCGCGAAGAACGGCGAGGGCATCGTCGGCCTCGCCTACGAAGCCAAGTGGATGCCGGTCGTGATGTTCAACCCCGACGGGTACTCCAGCTTCAACATCGCGCTCGGGGCCGTGTGGGCCACGAACAACGGCGCGCGGGTCATCAACAACTCCTGGGGCGGCGGCGTGAGCTTCGGGCCGGTCAAGGACGCCTTCGACTACGCCATGGCGAACGGCACGACCGTCGTGGCCAGCATGGGCAACTCCTACCACGACGAATTCCAGTACCCGGCGGCCCTGCCCGGCATCATCGCGTCCGGCGCGCTGGACGGCAGCAACCGCAAGGTGACGTTCAGCACCACCGGCCGTCACATCTCCAGCAGCGCCCCCGGCCAGGACACCATGCTTGCCCGGCCCACCTGGCAGGGCGGCGGGTACGCCCTGATCTCCGGCACGAGCTTCTCGTCGCCGTACACGGCCGCCGTGGCCGCGCTGATCCTGCAGAAATGCCCGGCCGCCACGCCCTACCAGGTGCGCCGCGTGATGGAACTGAACGCCAACGGCGCCATCGGCAGCAACCCCACCGGCTTCGACCGTGACACCGGCTGGGGCGCGCTGGACGCCGGGAAGATCGCGCAGACCCTCACCGACTGCGCCGCCCTGCCCGCCCGCGGCGCGAACGTCCACGTGAACCTCTCGTACGTGAACGGCAGCGGCACCCAGAAAGGCATCCTGGGCGACGTGATCCTGCGCGGCCAGGGCATGCGCGCCGGCGCCACCGACGACCCCACCCCGCTGTACCTGAGCCCCACCGACGAGAACGGCGACGTGCGCTTCAGCGAGATCGCGCCCGGCACGTACGACCTGTACATCGCCGGCCCCGACCTGAGCACCACCGGCGGCAAGACCGACGAGCGCGGCACCTTCGTGGGCACCCTGACCGCCACGAGCGGCAGCACCTACGCCGCGCCCGACCACAAGCGCCTGCTGCTGCCCGCCGCGTTCGTGGACACCAACCCCACCGACCCCTACGAACCCAACGACGACCTCGGGACTGCCGCGCCCATCGCGTACGGACAGACCACCCAGACCGCGTACATCTACGGCAAACCCCAGGACTTCGACGTGTTCACCTTCAGCGGCAAGAGCGGCGACGCCATCCGCGCCGAGGTGCAGGCGCGCATCCAGTTCGGCGGTCAGCTCGACTCGTTCGTGTACCTGCTCGACCCGACCGGCAAGGTCCTGGAAGTCAATGACGACCGCGGCGCCGGGGATTCGGATTCCGAACTGAACTTCACGCTGCCGGCCGACGGCAACTACTTCCTGGCCGTCACCAGCTACGACATCAGCGAGGGGCAGGACGACGACAGCCCCTTCAACAAGTACCGCCTGAAACTCAGCAAGACCAACTGA
- a CDS encoding GGDEF domain-containing protein yields MAVNGVILLYLWSQADPQRQAGRALPALLVSLTLLTLTLWPRVTLHTLHRVSVLILLAWFAANIHNLLLTARPVTSGLLIHLILIALFSFTWLTVRPAALLVAGAYALLIVAALASRQPDVPGVILTALTLPVIWYLTQHGLTVNRERIRSDALRTLATTDPLTGILNRRAGQTALDTAVTVHAHHPDQLWAALIDIDHFKRVNDDLGHQTGDTVLIAVAGLLQADLPPGGAAIRWGGEEFLLLLPDQTGEQAHTRVQDMLGHVRDLRLPGVPPVTISAGLATLREAPTTLALIDLADRRLYEAKAAGRDRLSGPPIAGHTSDTDSD; encoded by the coding sequence ATGGCCGTGAACGGCGTGATCCTGCTGTACCTGTGGAGTCAGGCCGACCCCCAGCGGCAGGCCGGCCGCGCCCTCCCCGCCCTGCTGGTCTCCCTGACCCTGCTGACCCTGACCCTCTGGCCCCGCGTGACCCTGCACACCCTGCACCGCGTGAGTGTCCTGATCCTGCTCGCGTGGTTCGCCGCGAACATCCACAACCTCCTGCTCACCGCGCGGCCGGTCACGTCCGGTCTGCTGATCCACCTGATCCTGATCGCGCTGTTCTCGTTCACGTGGCTGACCGTGCGTCCCGCCGCGCTGCTCGTGGCCGGCGCGTACGCCCTGCTGATCGTGGCCGCCCTCGCCAGCCGCCAGCCGGACGTGCCGGGCGTCATCCTGACAGCCCTCACCCTGCCCGTCATCTGGTACCTCACCCAGCACGGCCTGACCGTCAACCGCGAACGCATCCGCAGCGATGCCCTGAGAACCCTGGCCACCACCGACCCCCTGACCGGCATCCTCAACCGCCGCGCCGGACAGACCGCCCTCGACACGGCCGTCACCGTCCACGCCCATCACCCGGACCAGCTGTGGGCGGCGCTGATCGACATCGACCACTTCAAACGCGTGAACGACGACCTCGGCCACCAGACCGGCGACACGGTCCTCATCGCCGTTGCCGGCCTCCTCCAGGCCGACCTGCCGCCGGGCGGCGCCGCCATCCGCTGGGGCGGCGAGGAATTCCTGCTGCTGCTGCCCGACCAGACCGGCGAACAGGCCCACACGCGCGTGCAGGACATGCTCGGTCACGTACGGGACCTGCGCCTGCCCGGCGTGCCGCCCGTCACGATCAGCGCCGGACTCGCCACCCTGCGTGAAGCGCCGACCACCCTCGCGCTGATCGACCTCGCCGACCGCCGCCTGTACGAGGCGAAAGCCGCCGGCCGCGACCGCCTGAGCGGCCCCCCCATCGCCGGTCACACCAGCGATACGGACTCGGATTGA